ATCACCTGATTAATATCTTCGAGATGAAGCTCCGGCTTTCTGGTCCGGCAAAAACCCAGAAGGTCGCTGATGATTTTATTGGAGCTTTCAATTTCGTGTTCGATAATCTCGATATGTTTTTGTACTTTCGGGTCCTGGCAGTCAAGCTTGTTTTTCAGATAATAGGTCGAATTCTGGATCACCGCCAGAGGATTGCGCAGCTCATGGCTCACCGAAGATGCCAGACGCCCCAGGGCTGCCATTTTCTCGGAAAGAATCAGTTGCTCCTGAGTCTCTTTCAGTTCCCTGGTCATCCGCTTTTGCTCTGAAATGTCCCGGAATACCTCACATCCGCCCATAATTTCACCCCGTTCGTCCTTCAGAGAGGAGGCACTGGCCATAATCGGAATAGCCCTTTCGTCTTTTGTCTGAATCTGGACTTCGACGTTCAGGGTTGGCGTTCCGTTTCTGGCTGAAGCTTTGATAGCGCATCGACCTTCGCAGATATCACTTTTGAATATGTTATGGCATTTTTTACCAATAACTTCACTGCTGGTGTATCCTGTCAGGGACTCGCAGGCAGGACTGAAGTAAGTGATATTCATGCCCATGTCCACGGTAAAAACCGGATCAGCTATGGCATCGAGAATAGTTCTGCTGGTTTTGATCTGGTGCCGGAGAGAAAGAATCATCTGGTTAAAGGAATTGGCCAGGCTGCTGATTTCTCCTTTCCGTTCGATTTGCAGCAGCTCATTCAGGTTTCCGTCTGCAATCCGCTGTGCTGAATCATCCAGAAGCTTGAGAGGGCGTAAAATAGACAGAGAAATATAGGTGGCTACCGTCAGGCTGATGACTGTGGCCATGATAAAAATCGCTATCATCCACAAATTGGCAGAACGCCAGGCATATTCAGCCTCATTCCGCGAATTGGCCATGTGTTCATCATGCATCCTGACCAGTTCCTGGATATGGTTCCGGGTTGAAATAGCCAGATCATCCATTTCCTTCATCATAGCTCCGGCTACCTGCCGCTGGGTGATATCACTGGCCATGATTTTGCCTGAAAGAAACTGGATGTGGACAAAATCCTCACGGATGCGGTCGATTAAAGCTATCTCCTGAGGCCGGGATAGAGTGTAACAATGATTCAGAGCTTCGAGAACCTTTTTTTCCAGGGCCTTGGCTTTCTTATGCTCATTGATATTTCCCGTAATGAGAAAATCATTGGCAGGCATAATATAATCGGTTATGGCGGTCTGGATTTCATATATGGCTCTCTCGTGGGGAATTTCCTTGAGGATGTTTTCAAAGGCTGTGGTAACTTTAATATTCTGGCGGTAGGCAACAAGGTGGTTGACAACCATCAGAACGAGTAAGGTCAGAATGAGAGTAAACAGTCGAAGGGTAATCCCCACTCCCCTGGGACATGGTTTAAACCCCTGATCCTTTGAGAAATGGCCTTCTCCCCTTTTTCTGTGCATTGATTCCTCAAAAGTCGATAATAATTTTATTATTACGGTGCTTTATCGATGGTTCCAATATTATAACCCAATGGTACTATATATTATAACCCAATGGTACTATATTTAGCGATACAATTCAAGAGAGGGAAAAATTTCAGAAAGGAAAAAGATGCGGTCATGATCACCCGGTTTCAATCAACTCCCGCGCATGAGTGAAAGTAATATCCGAAGCAACTCCACCTCCCAGCATTCTGGCCAATTCCTCAATCCGCTGTCCGTTCTGAAGGTGCTCTACAGTTGTACTGGTACGGTGATCGGTCGTCACTTTCCTGACCACGTAGTGATGATCAGCCAGCGAGGCGATCTGGGGAGAATGGGTAATACAGAGTACCTGCTTTGCAGTTGACAGCTCCTTGAGCTTCCTGCCGACAATTCTGGAGATATCGCCGCCGATGCCGACATCCACTTCGTCGAACACCAGGACCGGCACCTCGTCTGCACTCTTCAGGCAGGCTTTGAGGGCCAGAAGAATCCGGGAAATCTCCCCTCCGGAGGCAATGCGGGCCAGAGATTTAAGCTCTTCCCCCTGGTTGGCGGAAAAAAGAAACTCGATCAGATCAATGCCTTTTGAGGTCAGCCGACAGGGGAACACAGGCAGTTGACGTGCGCCGGAAAGGGTGTCAGCTCCGGCGGCTTCCGCTTTTCCTCTCTGCTGACTCACCTGAAAACGGGCCTTGGGCAGGGAAAGATCAGCCAGTTCTTTGGTAATCCGCTGCTCAAGGCCGGAAGCTACCTTCTGCCTCTCGGCGGAGAGGTGTTCGGCCAGATCAAGAACCTGTCCTGCCAGCCGCTCGATCTGCTGGTGAACCCCTTCTATCTCATCTTCAGTCCGCTGCACCGACTGCCATTTTTCTTCCATTCCGGCTCTTGCATCCAGGATATCGGTGATCGTCTGTCCATATTTACGCTTCAGCCGCTGGATTTCCGCTGACCGTGTCTCCAGCTCATCCAGAAGATGCGGCTCAAACTCTATGCCCTGAAGGTAATCCGTACACCGGGATGATACCTCTTCCATCTGGTAGCAGACATTTTCCAGGGAATCGGCCAGGGGTGAGAAAAAATCATCTATTCTGGCCAACTGCCGCAAGGTGGCACAGATTTTGCCCATCCGCTCGTGCAGAGAACCTTCGCGTTCGTAAATTTCCTGGATAACCATCGTAAGGTCCTGAGACAGCCGCCCGGCATTCTGAAGCTGCCGCCTCCTCAGATCAAGCGTCTCCTCCTCCTCCCGGCTCAGGTTGGCCTGGTCGATTTCCTGCATCTGAAAATGCAGAAATTCAAGCTCCTGCTGATTGAGTTGCTTGCTCTTGATCAGAGCGAGCAACTGCCTGCCTTTTTCCTCATACTCCCTGTACAGGCCGGTAAACCGGTTTCGCAGCTCCTTCAGATTGCCGAAGGCATCCAGGATATCGATATGCCGATCGGGAGATAAGAGGAACTGGTGCTCATGCTGCCCGTGGATGTCCACCAGCCATCGTCCGATTTCCGCCAGGAGAGACAGGGGACAGGGCTGGTGGTTGATATAGCAGCGGTTGCTTTTCTCGGCCTGAAAGATTTTTCGCTTGATCCAGATTTCCCCCTCATCCAGAAGATCGATGCCCTTGTCCCTCAGATGCGCAAGAGCGGTGGAGCTTTCCGCTACCCTGAAAACACCCTCGACCGTAGCACTCTCTCTGCCGGACCGGATGTATTCCGTGTAGGCCCGCTCTCCCAGAAGAAGATTCAGCGCGGTGATCAGAATGGACTTTCCCGCTCCGGTCTCTCCTGAGAAAACGGAAAATCCTCCGCTCAACTCGATCAGCAGTTGATCGATAATGGCAAAGTTTTCTATCCGGAGTGTGACGATCATCGCTCCCCCCATTTCAGCTTCGTCCGAAGCACCTGATAATAGTCCTTGTTCGGGGCCTTGATCAAACGGATCTTACTGCTTCCCTTTTTGATGAGGATTTCCTCATCGCAGGAGATTTCCTTTCTGAATTCACCATCGACTGTCAGGAGAATAGTTTTTTTCGATTTTGAAGTCACCCCGATAACCTGGTTATCCGGCACAACAATGGGTCTATTGGTCAGGATATGAGGGCAGATGGGGGTTATCAGAATGGCATGCATCGAAGGGTGAAGAATCGGTCCTCCGGCAGACAGAGAATAGGCGGTCGAGCCGGTAGGGGTGCTGATGATCAGGCCGTCAGCCAGGAATTTGTTGATCCAGATTCCATCCACTCTGATGGACAGCTCAATGAGCTGGCTTTCATGGATTCCTTTCGAAAAAACAACGTCATTGAGGGCACAGGCCCTCTTTGCCTCCGGGGAATTGTCCAGAGAAAACGATGCCTCCAGCGTCATCCGCTCATCTACGGCATACGACCCCGCCCCGATGATGGCCGCAAGAGCAGGGATCAGCTCCGGAATGGTAATCTCGGTTAAAAAGCCGAGGCTTCCCAGATTGACTCCCAGGATAGGTATGCTTTTCCCTTCGATTACGTGTGCAGCCCGCAGCAGCGTTCCATCTCCTCCCAGGATGATTAAAAGGTCGATTGCAGCCGCAAGATCTGCCAGGGGCAGAACATGGGCCTTGTCAGGGAAGGATACCAATTCCGCTGCCGTGCATTCAAGGTAGGGCACAAGCTCTCTGGCCCTTATCCAGGCAAGTAATTCCGATAATACCTTGGGAGCCCGCTGCTGATCGGGCTTACAGAAAATTCCGATATTTTTTATCATGGTCGTGCTTGAGCCGTTAAAAAGATTTCTTCCCCATTTTAGCCTTTACAGCAAAAATGTCAAGGATATCAACCATCTTATGCCATTGACCGGCGCGATGACAGCAGTTTGTCTCTCACCAGGGTAAAAAAATCCAGGGCTGCTTTTTCCCGGTAATCCGGATAGGTCCAGTCGAAGAACTGCCAGCCCTTATTTCTTCGGTAGCCCAGCGTTACTTCTCCATAAATCCCGGAGCCAAGATAAATCCTGTGGCTGTAATCTTTGGTGGAAGCAAGAACGATCTTCGAGTCGCTCACGTAGCCGGGATCAATATTGATCCGCCGCGATAATCTGTCATCCCCCCGCTGTGCCCGCTCTTCTTCCAGGCGGTTTGACACAATCTTCCACCCCGGCAGATTTCCCGGATCGGACAACCTGGCAAAACTGACCCAAAGGCGAAGGATGTGCTCTCCCATTTCAGGCCGGTAATAGTCCGAATGCGAGAAGGGAATACTATCGCTGCACAGGTCAATCGGACCTAACAGCGACTCCAGGGCTGTTTTGGCCTCATCGAGCAGGGAGATATCCGCCAGCAGCAATCCGGCAAAAGGCTTTACTTTATCCGGTATCCTGATCTTACCCATGAGCTATGCGACCTATTCGCCTGGATATCGAGGGATGACTGTAGAATATAAACTCGACAACGGCGCTCGGTTCCTGATCGCAGAGATTCTGCCGGGCCAGTTTTTCCAGGGCCGAGATGAAACTGTCCCGTTTGCCGGTAACCGAGACTCCATAGTGGTCGGCCTGATATTCCAGGGAGCGGAGGTACATATTGACCAGGGGTAAAAATATCAGGGAAAACACGGTGGTAATGATAGTCAGGTAGGGCAGTCCGGCAATATCGTGGGGGCCTTGCAGGTGAAACCACACAACTCCCCTGTTCAGGCTGACGGCAACCAGGGAGAAAAGCAGGGTAATCAGCATGCTCTGAATCAGAATTCCCTTCCATAAATGGTTATAGACATGATGTCCCAGTTCATGGGCCATGATGCTTTCGATTTCGTCATGATTGTAGTTTTGCAGAAGGGTATCGGATAAGATGATCCGGCGGGTGCTGCCGATCCCTGCCAGGGCTGCATTGGCTGCCCTGGTTTTCCTGCTGAGATTCATCTCAAACACGCCATTGATGCGGGTGTGTGCCTGATCAGTCAGTTTGAGGATTCTGGCTTCAAGGTCCTTATCGTCAAGACGCTGAAACCGGAAGAAAATGGGCATCAGCACAACAGGGGCCAGCTTTGTCAGGACAATGAGGACACCGTTGATAATGACGGATGCGATCAGCCACCAGAAAGAGGGAAATCCGGCAATCAGGGCATAGATGATCTCTCCGAGCAGCAGACCAAAGCACAGGGACAGTGACAGCGATTTCAGCTCATCGATAATCCATGAGATGTGACTTTCCGATGATAAGCCATATGCATGTTCGAGGACATAGCCGGAATAATAACTCAGGGGCAGGATTATCGTCTCGATCAGCAGCAGAAAGACGAGGATATAGAAACCGTTTCCTATCCATGCAGAGGAGGAGAAACCAAATAAAAAATTTTTCAGGGATACCGACCAGCCTCGATACATGAACAAGACCAGAAAAATCATTAACCAGCCCGTTTCGGCAATTTCAACGAGGATTTTTTTCCGATTGTACTCTTTGGCTTTCCGCTCTTGAGTCAATCCTATTCACCAATCAATTGGACAATGATCTCGCGCGAACGGGGACGGTTATCAAAGTCGAGAAGAACGATCTGCTGCCAGGTGCCGAGAAAAATCCGTTTATTCTCAAAGGGCACGGTCAGAGAAGCACCCAGGAGGGCTGCACGGACATGGGCATATCCGTTTCCATCTCCCCAGCGGGCATCGTGATCGTAGTGCAGGGATACGGGCACAAGCCGTTCGATGGCCGCGGCCAGATCATTGATCGCCCCCGATTCATATTCAATCGTCGTAATGCCTGCGGTTGAGCCGGCTACAAAAACGGTGGCTATTCCGGAAGACAATCCGGAGTCGAGGATTTGTCTTTTAACCTGCTGGGTGATGTCTAAAATCTGAGTATTTCCCCTTGTTTCAAGGGCAAAACTTTTGGTGATAACAGGCATGCTCGCTTTCCCTCCGTATTTGGTATAACATGTTAAAAACATGTAAATATAACATCTTTTCCCGGTAAAGTCAATAATTTGGGTCGGGAAGAATACCTTCAGGAAAGCCGGGTGGAGCCAGGGGAATATCCTGATTCCATGCTGGAATTGATACCGATAAATAGTACAGGCGGGGAGTTTTTTGAAAATTTTTCCTTGATTAAAAATACGGAAGGTAATAAAATGAATTATTATCTATGACTCTGCATGCAAGATTACGTGCCGGTCTATTATACATTCTCTTATAGGTTATTGATTATCGCTGCATCCTTAGGGGGTTTTATGAAAAGGCTTAAATTGGCTTCAATATTTCTGGTTTTGATATTCGTTGCTTCCTGCTCATTAGGGAAAAAATATCTGTCCCCCAAGGGACCGGATTCCACTGCACCGGAACAAAACATCAGGCAGAATGAAAGTCCGCAGAAGTCCTGGGAAAGCGATTCGGAATCATATCTTCGGGCTGGAATCCAAAAGCTGCAAAATCAAGCGTATGAGGCTGCCATCCAGGAATTCAAAAAAGCCCTGATCCTGGACCCTCATCGGGCCGACGCTTACTATTATCTCGCCCTGGCAGAGCATAAAAGCGGGCATCTCGATGATGCGGTCGAGGGGTATCGGGCAGCTCTGAAAGCCAATCCTGAGCTTTACGAGGCGATTTTTAACCTGGCAGTCATCTATAGCCTGCAAAGAAAGCATGATCTTGCTCTGGAGCAGTATTATCAAGGACTGAACATTTTCCCCGATGATCCCGAGCTTCACTATAATATGGGCCTCTGCCTCGATCAAATGGGCAAAACGGACAAGGCTGCCCTTGAATACCAGAAAGCCTGTCAGCTCGGTCCGCGGATGACAGATGCGTATCTGCAATTAGCCGGACTGTATGAGCGGCAGGGAAAGGTGCCCGAAGCTATCGCTGAATATCAGAAGGCTCTCAAGATATCTCCCGGCAATGAGGTGGCCCAGAAGAATCTTGCCGTACTTTCTTCCCGGGAGAGTGAAGGCGAAAAAACCGCACAGGCACAACCTGCTGCCGGTGAGCCGGAGGACAGCCAGCCCCAGGAAGGCAGCATGTTCAGCAAGTTAATGTTCTATCCCCAAAAGCTGTACCGGTCCATCAGGGGTGACGGCAGGGGGAAGGATGATAAAGGCGCTGATGAAGAAAGACTGAATATGCCGCAGGAGGCAGGGCATCCCGGCATCAAGAAAAGCTTCAATCTGGGCATTAATAATAAGCTGGTTACCCAAAAGAAAGTTGTCTTTACCAATAATGTCGGCGATAACACCATGAAATCCAAAAGGACCATCGCTCAGCTCGGATATACGCCCGGTTTGTTGAAAAATACCTGTCTCTACCTTAATCTCGGATCGATCAGTATGGGCTTCGATCAAGCTCTCGACCTGAATCCGCAGGTTAAGTTCGAAAAGGCCGTGGCCTTCGCATATGGTGCCGGAATCT
The sequence above is a segment of the bacterium genome. Coding sequences within it:
- a CDS encoding ATP-binding protein — translated: MHRKRGEGHFSKDQGFKPCPRGVGITLRLFTLILTLLVLMVVNHLVAYRQNIKVTTAFENILKEIPHERAIYEIQTAITDYIMPANDFLITGNINEHKKAKALEKKVLEALNHCYTLSRPQEIALIDRIREDFVHIQFLSGKIMASDITQRQVAGAMMKEMDDLAISTRNHIQELVRMHDEHMANSRNEAEYAWRSANLWMIAIFIMATVISLTVATYISLSILRPLKLLDDSAQRIADGNLNELLQIERKGEISSLANSFNQMILSLRHQIKTSRTILDAIADPVFTVDMGMNITYFSPACESLTGYTSSEVIGKKCHNIFKSDICEGRCAIKASARNGTPTLNVEVQIQTKDERAIPIMASASSLKDERGEIMGGCEVFRDISEQKRMTRELKETQEQLILSEKMAALGRLASSVSHELRNPLAVIQNSTYYLKNKLDCQDPKVQKHIEIIEHEIESSNKIISDLLGFCRTRKPELHLEDINQVINTSLSRIKLPANISARQQLAPGLPLILVDKHQMHQVLVNLITNAEQAMQKGGGEILIATRENQGRIEVEIADQGYGISPADLEKLFDPFFTTKATGIGLGLTITKSIIQNHQASIAVKSVVGQGSSFTISFPIREDVGQSP
- the recN gene encoding DNA repair protein RecN, with the protein product MIVTLRIENFAIIDQLLIELSGGFSVFSGETGAGKSILITALNLLLGERAYTEYIRSGRESATVEGVFRVAESSTALAHLRDKGIDLLDEGEIWIKRKIFQAEKSNRCYINHQPCPLSLLAEIGRWLVDIHGQHEHQFLLSPDRHIDILDAFGNLKELRNRFTGLYREYEEKGRQLLALIKSKQLNQQELEFLHFQMQEIDQANLSREEEETLDLRRRQLQNAGRLSQDLTMVIQEIYEREGSLHERMGKICATLRQLARIDDFFSPLADSLENVCYQMEEVSSRCTDYLQGIEFEPHLLDELETRSAEIQRLKRKYGQTITDILDARAGMEEKWQSVQRTEDEIEGVHQQIERLAGQVLDLAEHLSAERQKVASGLEQRITKELADLSLPKARFQVSQQRGKAEAAGADTLSGARQLPVFPCRLTSKGIDLIEFLFSANQGEELKSLARIASGGEISRILLALKACLKSADEVPVLVFDEVDVGIGGDISRIVGRKLKELSTAKQVLCITHSPQIASLADHHYVVRKVTTDHRTSTTVEHLQNGQRIEELARMLGGGVASDITFTHARELIETG
- a CDS encoding NAD(+)/NADH kinase, with protein sequence MIKNIGIFCKPDQQRAPKVLSELLAWIRARELVPYLECTAAELVSFPDKAHVLPLADLAAAIDLLIILGGDGTLLRAAHVIEGKSIPILGVNLGSLGFLTEITIPELIPALAAIIGAGSYAVDERMTLEASFSLDNSPEAKRACALNDVVFSKGIHESQLIELSIRVDGIWINKFLADGLIISTPTGSTAYSLSAGGPILHPSMHAILITPICPHILTNRPIVVPDNQVIGVTSKSKKTILLTVDGEFRKEISCDEEILIKKGSSKIRLIKAPNKDYYQVLRTKLKWGER
- a CDS encoding DUF4416 family protein, yielding MGKIRIPDKVKPFAGLLLADISLLDEAKTALESLLGPIDLCSDSIPFSHSDYYRPEMGEHILRLWVSFARLSDPGNLPGWKIVSNRLEEERAQRGDDRLSRRINIDPGYVSDSKIVLASTKDYSHRIYLGSGIYGEVTLGYRRNKGWQFFDWTYPDYREKAALDFFTLVRDKLLSSRRSMA
- a CDS encoding M48 family metallopeptidase, which gives rise to MTQERKAKEYNRKKILVEIAETGWLMIFLVLFMYRGWSVSLKNFLFGFSSSAWIGNGFYILVFLLLIETIILPLSYYSGYVLEHAYGLSSESHISWIIDELKSLSLSLCFGLLLGEIIYALIAGFPSFWWLIASVIINGVLIVLTKLAPVVLMPIFFRFQRLDDKDLEARILKLTDQAHTRINGVFEMNLSRKTRAANAALAGIGSTRRIILSDTLLQNYNHDEIESIMAHELGHHVYNHLWKGILIQSMLITLLFSLVAVSLNRGVVWFHLQGPHDIAGLPYLTIITTVFSLIFLPLVNMYLRSLEYQADHYGVSVTGKRDSFISALEKLARQNLCDQEPSAVVEFIFYSHPSISRRIGRIAHG
- a CDS encoding secondary thiamine-phosphate synthase enzyme YjbQ, whose amino-acid sequence is MPVITKSFALETRGNTQILDITQQVKRQILDSGLSSGIATVFVAGSTAGITTIEYESGAINDLAAAIERLVPVSLHYDHDARWGDGNGYAHVRAALLGASLTVPFENKRIFLGTWQQIVLLDFDNRPRSREIIVQLIGE
- a CDS encoding tetratricopeptide repeat protein; protein product: MKRLKLASIFLVLIFVASCSLGKKYLSPKGPDSTAPEQNIRQNESPQKSWESDSESYLRAGIQKLQNQAYEAAIQEFKKALILDPHRADAYYYLALAEHKSGHLDDAVEGYRAALKANPELYEAIFNLAVIYSLQRKHDLALEQYYQGLNIFPDDPELHYNMGLCLDQMGKTDKAALEYQKACQLGPRMTDAYLQLAGLYERQGKVPEAIAEYQKALKISPGNEVAQKNLAVLSSRESEGEKTAQAQPAAGEPEDSQPQEGSMFSKLMFYPQKLYRSIRGDGRGKDDKGADEERLNMPQEAGHPGIKKSFNLGINNKLVTQKKVVFTNNVGDNTMKSKRTIAQLGYTPGLLKNTCLYLNLGSISMGFDQALDLNPQVKFEKAVAFAYGAGISSHVYNVPESPLGIKVNLDLLHYSPKGNDNEADTSLSAAAEVTEYQLAADTVYQGFRKFSPYLGLLYAKSSGSLDFSDSTGDISFDEKDQFGFRIGTGYDWRENIKLTAECRLLDESALSLLINYAF